One genomic region from Candidatus Xiphinematobacter sp. encodes:
- a CDS encoding universal stress protein: MADSTILGHVCRLAHSTGGHLHLLHVASGWVARNYDQLNLTESEEMKNDLRYLQSVAQALQNGGLNCNYELAMGEPSNEIVRVAREREVDLIAMSTHGHRFLGDLIYGNTVDRVRHRVGVPVLLLKASGKEER; the protein is encoded by the coding sequence GTGGCAGACTCTACAATTTTGGGGCACGTCTGCCGGTTGGCTCACTCAACTGGTGGACACTTACATCTCCTCCATGTAGCAAGCGGATGGGTAGCTAGAAATTACGATCAGCTAAATCTCACTGAGAGCGAAGAGATGAAAAACGATCTGAGATACCTTCAGTCTGTGGCACAGGCCCTTCAAAATGGAGGCCTTAATTGCAATTATGAACTTGCTATGGGTGAGCCCTCAAATGAGATCGTCCGGGTTGCCAGGGAGCGTGAAGTAGACCTAATAGCCATGTCTACCCACGGACACCGCTTTTTGGGAGATTTGATTTACGGAAATACTGTCGACCGTGTTCGTCACCGGGTAGGGGTTCCAGTACTACTCCTCAAGGCTTCAGGTAAGGAAGAAAGATAA
- a CDS encoding integration host factor subunit beta yields the protein MKLGNLTKRNLVLSISEELNLVQQDVSRVIQKTLDHIIASLAKGQDVELRNFGVFEVRLTKARIGRNPNKPETDVVIPARAAVKFRPGRVMQRRVILRTEELKKHSQ from the coding sequence ATGAAACTAGGCAACCTTACTAAGCGCAATCTGGTACTAAGCATCAGTGAAGAACTTAATCTGGTACAACAGGATGTTTCCCGAGTGATACAAAAGACCCTGGACCACATCATTGCATCCCTTGCCAAGGGGCAAGACGTAGAATTACGCAACTTCGGCGTATTTGAGGTCAGGCTGACAAAAGCGAGGATCGGGCGCAACCCTAATAAGCCGGAAACAGATGTGGTTATTCCGGCCCGCGCGGCGGTAAAATTTAGGCCGGGTAGAGTTATGCAGCGCCGTGTAATACTACGGACTGAGGAACTAAAAAAGCATTCCCAGTGA